In the Tessaracoccus lacteus genome, TGGCGAACAGCGCGTTGGCCGAGGTGTCCGAGCCCGTGACCGCGGTGCCGATCCAGCCGAGGATCGGTGAGAGGAACGCGAACGCGGCGCCGATGCCGGCGACCCAGTAGCCGATGGTGGTGGTCTGGCCGGACAGGTTCATCACGTAGGCCAGGGCGAGCACGGAGGCGATGGTGAGTGCCGACCAGCGCATCTTGTGCATGACGGCCCACAGCTCGCCGACCATGTTCTTGAAGGAGACGCGGTAGATGATGCCGACCAGGATGGCCGTGATGACCAGCAGGGTGCCGGGGCTCGACAGCCAGCCGAAGGTGTAGATCGCCGAGGTCGACGGCTCGCCGTCCTTCAGGAGGTTGCCGTAGAGGCCGGGCCAGTGGATCTTGAGGTCCGTGCTGGCGAGGAAGGCCTTGACGGGGCCGACGAGCTTGGCGACGGTGAAGATCAGGATGACCAGCAGGTAGGGGACCAGGGCCATGAAGATACGACCAGTGGTGAGGGCGCCCGCGGGGGCGTGCCCCACGTGCGCGGGCTCGACAGCGTCGGCGACCTTGGAGTTCTCCCGCTCCACCGCCATGCGCTGCAGCGCCTCGGCACCGCCCTGCGGCTTCCAGAAGCGGAGGAACACGACGCCGACGGCCAGTGCGGTCAGCGAGGCGACGATGTCGGTCAGCTCGGTGGAGAAGTAGGTGGCCGACAGCCACTGGGCGATCGCGAAGGAGACGCCGATCACGACGGCGGCCGGCCAGGTCTGCTTCAGGCCCTTCTTGCCGTCGGCGAGCAGCACGAGCAGGCAGGGGACGAACAGCGCGAGCACCGGGGACTGGTGGCCGACGTAGGCGCCGATGGTGTGGTAATCGAGGCCGGTCAGACCGCCGGCGGTGATGATCGGGGTGCCGACGGCGCCGAAGGCGACGGGGGCGGTGTTGGCCAGCAGGACGACCATGGCGGCGCGGACGGGGGAGAAGCCGATCGACATCAGCATGACGCCGGTGATGGCGACGGGTGCGCCGAAGCCGGCAAGGGCCTCCATCAGGCCGCCGAAGCAGAAGGCGATCAGGATCGCGAGGATGCGCGGATCATCGGAGATGAGGCCGAAGGTGGCTCGCAGATCCTCGAAGCGGCCGCTGACGACGGTCACCTGATACAGCCAGATGGCGGTCAGCACGATCCAGGTGATGGGGAACAGGCCGTAGACGGCACCCTCTGCGCCCGACAGGAGTGCGAGACCCACGGGCATGTTGAAAGCGGCCACGGCCACGATGATTGCGGTCAGCAGCGAGGCGAGGCCGGCCCAGTGGGCCTTCCA is a window encoding:
- a CDS encoding L-lactate permease; translated protein: MYQPELAPLGSLALSALVALLPLVVMFLTLGGLKWKAHWAGLASLLTAIIVAVAAFNMPVGLALLSGAEGAVYGLFPITWIVLTAIWLYQVTVVSGRFEDLRATFGLISDDPRILAILIAFCFGGLMEALAGFGAPVAITGVMLMSIGFSPVRAAMVVLLANTAPVAFGAVGTPIITAGGLTGLDYHTIGAYVGHQSPVLALFVPCLLVLLADGKKGLKQTWPAAVVIGVSFAIAQWLSATYFSTELTDIVASLTALAVGVVFLRFWKPQGGAEALQRMAVERENSKVADAVEPAHVGHAPAGALTTGRIFMALVPYLLVILIFTVAKLVGPVKAFLASTDLKIHWPGLYGNLLKDGEPSTSAIYTFGWLSSPGTLLVITAILVGIIYRVSFKNMVGELWAVMHKMRWSALTIASVLALAYVMNLSGQTTTIGYWVAGIGAAFAFLSPILGWIGTAVTGSDTSANALFATLQQTTANKIGVDEYLLVAANTSGGVVGKMISPQNLAIACSAVGLVGAESLLFRKVVLWSLGLLLVLCILIGLQSTPVLSWMLPVR